One Paraburkholderia kururiensis DNA window includes the following coding sequences:
- a CDS encoding LysR family transcriptional regulator, with protein sequence MSKPTLSDLQAFMMVAARRSFAQAAGELGVSRSALSHAMRGLESALGVRLLHRTTRSVSLTEAGERLLTRLRPVLTDLDRALDDVAADDKGLRGTLRINGSEGAIRHLLQSVVPRYLAMYPDMELDLVADGRLVDVVGEGFDAGVRLGEAVHKDMIAVRVSEDLRFLAVASPRYLRRHGVPAVPDDLRAHRCIRQRLPSGKRYRWEFARYGQTFAIDPPGALTLDSNTLMVEAALDGLGIAYVPEPYAREALARKRLVAVLSDWCPFIPGLFLYFPGNRHIPAGLQAFIQLLRASGSCG encoded by the coding sequence ATGAGCAAACCCACACTGTCCGACCTGCAAGCGTTCATGATGGTGGCCGCGCGGCGCAGCTTTGCGCAGGCCGCAGGCGAGCTGGGCGTATCGCGCTCGGCGCTCAGTCACGCCATGCGCGGTCTCGAAAGTGCGCTCGGCGTGCGCCTCTTGCACCGGACAACGCGCAGCGTGTCGCTGACGGAAGCAGGGGAGCGCTTGCTGACGCGGCTACGGCCCGTGCTGACCGACCTCGATCGCGCACTCGACGACGTCGCGGCCGACGACAAAGGCCTGCGCGGCACGCTTCGCATCAACGGCAGCGAAGGAGCCATCCGGCATCTGCTGCAAAGCGTTGTGCCGCGCTATCTCGCCATGTACCCGGACATGGAGCTGGATCTGGTCGCCGACGGTCGGCTGGTGGACGTCGTCGGGGAGGGCTTCGACGCCGGTGTGCGGCTCGGCGAAGCGGTGCACAAGGACATGATCGCCGTGCGCGTGAGCGAAGATCTGCGCTTTCTCGCAGTGGCGTCGCCGCGCTATCTGCGCCGTCACGGGGTGCCTGCCGTTCCCGACGATCTGCGTGCGCATCGCTGTATCCGGCAACGCCTGCCGAGCGGAAAGCGCTATCGCTGGGAGTTCGCGCGCTACGGGCAAACCTTCGCGATCGACCCGCCGGGCGCGCTCACACTCGATAGCAACACGCTGATGGTCGAAGCCGCGCTCGACGGACTCGGCATCGCCTATGTACCGGAGCCTTATGCGCGCGAAGCGCTGGCCCGCAAACGGCTCGTCGCCGTGTTGAGCGACTGGTGCCCCTTCATTCCGGGGCTATTTCTCTACTTTCCCGGCAACCGGCACATTCCGGCCGGCTTGCAGGCGTTCATTCAATTGCTGCGGGCGTCAGGCTCATGCGGTTGA
- a CDS encoding SDR family oxidoreductase: MAKNWLITGASSGLGRGLAERLLARGDGVAAAVRRPDALDDLKARHGARLHVVECDVCHVDAIRAAVAQAFAAFERVDIVVSNAGYGLFGAAEELSDAQIDRQIATNLTGSIQLIRAVIARLREQGGGRIVQVSSEGARIGYPCFSAYHATKWGIEGFVEAVAKEVGPFGIDFMLVEPGATRTNFGAGLDRAAPMSVYDATPAGEIRRALDAGYFEFADAAKAVDAMIAAIDSASPPFRLALGRSAYESIRATLVNQLHMLDAQKEIALSVMEPSG, from the coding sequence ATGGCAAAGAACTGGCTGATCACGGGCGCGTCGAGCGGCCTTGGGCGCGGACTCGCTGAAAGACTGCTTGCTCGCGGCGACGGCGTCGCGGCGGCGGTGCGCAGACCCGACGCACTGGACGATCTGAAGGCCCGGCATGGTGCGCGACTGCATGTGGTGGAGTGCGACGTCTGCCATGTCGATGCGATCCGCGCAGCGGTCGCGCAAGCGTTTGCCGCATTCGAGCGCGTGGACATCGTGGTCAGCAATGCGGGCTACGGGCTGTTCGGCGCCGCCGAGGAATTGAGCGATGCGCAGATCGACCGGCAAATCGCGACTAACTTGACCGGCTCGATCCAGTTGATCCGCGCGGTCATTGCGCGTTTGCGCGAGCAAGGGGGCGGACGCATCGTGCAAGTGTCGTCAGAGGGCGCGCGCATAGGCTATCCCTGCTTCAGCGCTTACCACGCGACCAAGTGGGGAATCGAAGGGTTCGTCGAAGCGGTCGCGAAGGAAGTCGGTCCGTTCGGTATCGACTTCATGCTGGTCGAGCCGGGCGCGACGCGCACGAATTTCGGCGCAGGACTGGATCGCGCCGCGCCGATGAGCGTCTACGACGCCACGCCGGCAGGCGAGATCCGGCGTGCGCTCGACGCCGGCTACTTCGAGTTCGCCGATGCCGCGAAAGCCGTCGACGCGATGATCGCTGCGATAGACAGTGCCTCGCCGCCCTTTCGCCTCGCGCTCGGCCGATCTGCGTACGAGTCGATTCGCGCGACGCTGGTGAACCAGTTGCACATGCTCGACGCGCAAAAGGAGATTGCGCTTTCGGTAATGGAGCCTTCGGGCTGA
- a CDS encoding 4'-phosphopantetheinyl transferase family protein gives MTTLRAATQALWQEARHACDDALARGFTFVLVLHAAEAFADDRLLTDEDRERSARFHQPSDRHNFVLGRTMVHQLVRARGASTPYAFCRGPYGKPFLPDAPAFSLSHSDRWIACAVSVRDPIGMDIETFSRVGDYRTLQDDVTHLAERRCIEEAMPHERLPLFKRCWTRKEAVLKAVGKGIADDLKGIDVRLNHDEPLLSHPAPLRVIDMRLQDDQVTAALAQAPWVTGTVVMVVRDGVHARKTVLQWR, from the coding sequence ATGACGACGCTGCGCGCCGCGACGCAGGCGTTGTGGCAGGAAGCTCGCCACGCCTGCGACGATGCGCTCGCACGCGGCTTCACTTTCGTGCTCGTTCTCCACGCGGCCGAGGCTTTCGCCGACGACCGCCTGCTGACGGACGAGGACCGCGAGCGTTCAGCGCGCTTTCATCAGCCTTCCGATCGCCACAACTTCGTGCTGGGGCGCACGATGGTCCATCAACTGGTCCGCGCCCGCGGCGCCTCCACGCCCTATGCGTTCTGCCGTGGCCCGTACGGAAAGCCGTTCCTGCCCGACGCACCGGCCTTCAGCCTCTCGCACTCTGACCGATGGATCGCCTGCGCCGTCAGCGTGCGAGATCCAATTGGTATGGATATCGAAACATTTTCGCGCGTGGGCGATTACCGAACTCTGCAGGACGATGTCACCCATCTCGCCGAACGACGTTGCATCGAAGAGGCGATGCCTCATGAACGGCTGCCCTTGTTCAAGCGCTGCTGGACGCGCAAGGAAGCGGTGCTGAAAGCCGTCGGCAAGGGGATTGCCGACGACCTGAAAGGCATCGACGTGCGCCTGAACCACGACGAACCGCTGCTCAGCCACCCGGCGCCGTTGCGCGTGATCGATATGCGCTTGCAGGACGACCAGGTGACGGCCGCGCTGGCACAAGCACCGTGGGTCACGGGAACAGTGGTGATGGTGGTGCGCGACGGCGTGCACGCGCGAAAAACGGTCCTGCAATGGCGCTGA
- the fhuB gene encoding Fe(3+)-hydroxamate ABC transporter permease FhuB: MNHRYTTVPHTDRAPRAWYLAAFLVLATVALVALSARTLSMQLPFAQWPGIVSMGDDASLAQIVAHYAWLPRVVVSLMAGAALSLAGVVFQQVLRNPLAEPLTLGVSAGAYFALTVASIVVPSLALDGRFSIAFAGCALAMLATMALTWRKGFAAVSVVLAGMIVNLYCGALSVLLTIVFERSLTSVFIWGGGSLVQGGWATAAWLAPRVLVCAIGAALLVRPLTLFSLDDRGARQLGLSVAWARFAALAIAVLLSAFVTSAVGVIGFIGLGGPALARAMGARRPQEQMLWAPLAGAMLLTLADQAVQSLPGMAGEMLPTGAVTGLLGGPLLLGMLYRMRVPGPQPVLSESEPARGSTPRAALMLGVLLVVAIVVSLRFSMSMHGWQWTRAQQWADVDFWRVPRLVASLGAGVMVALAGTLLQRVTGNPMASPDLLGVSGGAMLGMLAAAILVGPSTPALLTGASAGALGCLVALVAIGRRSGFAPEHLLLAGIAISALSQSVVVLATASGGAYASVLRAMLYGSTYAILPATAIAVTIAAVAGAAVASLGVRWLDILPLGGAVSDALGVRTRRVRLWLLAVAAALTAGATVVIGPMSFVGLMAPHLARLLGFSRARSQMLVAGLVSALLMVLSDWLSRNVVFPQQMPAGIVATLIGGPYLMWLLRRAP; encoded by the coding sequence TTGAACCACCGCTATACGACCGTCCCACATACCGACCGTGCACCGCGTGCGTGGTACCTCGCCGCGTTCCTCGTCCTCGCGACGGTTGCGTTGGTTGCGTTAAGCGCTCGCACGCTCTCGATGCAACTGCCCTTCGCGCAGTGGCCGGGCATCGTGTCGATGGGGGACGATGCGTCGCTCGCGCAGATCGTGGCGCACTACGCGTGGTTGCCGCGCGTGGTCGTTTCGCTGATGGCGGGTGCTGCGTTGTCGCTTGCGGGCGTCGTCTTCCAGCAAGTCTTGCGCAATCCGCTCGCGGAGCCGTTGACGCTCGGCGTCTCCGCAGGCGCGTATTTCGCGCTGACGGTGGCCTCCATCGTTGTCCCGTCGCTTGCGCTGGACGGGCGCTTTTCCATTGCGTTCGCGGGCTGCGCGCTGGCCATGCTCGCGACGATGGCGCTCACGTGGCGCAAGGGCTTCGCCGCGGTTTCCGTCGTGCTTGCCGGCATGATCGTGAATCTCTATTGCGGCGCGCTCTCGGTGTTGCTCACCATCGTGTTCGAGCGTTCGTTGACCTCGGTGTTCATCTGGGGCGGCGGGTCGCTCGTGCAGGGCGGTTGGGCAACGGCCGCGTGGCTCGCGCCGCGTGTGCTCGTCTGCGCGATCGGCGCTGCGTTGCTCGTGCGGCCTCTCACGCTGTTTTCGCTCGACGATCGCGGCGCGCGGCAACTGGGTCTTTCCGTTGCGTGGGCACGTTTCGCGGCGCTCGCCATCGCCGTGCTGTTGAGCGCGTTCGTCACGAGCGCAGTGGGCGTGATCGGTTTCATTGGACTGGGCGGCCCGGCATTGGCGCGCGCAATGGGCGCGCGCCGGCCTCAGGAACAGATGTTGTGGGCGCCCCTCGCCGGCGCCATGCTGCTTACGCTCGCCGATCAGGCCGTGCAATCTTTGCCGGGCATGGCGGGCGAAATGCTTCCGACAGGCGCCGTGACGGGATTGCTTGGCGGGCCGCTTCTGCTTGGGATGCTGTACCGCATGCGCGTACCAGGCCCACAGCCCGTGCTGTCCGAAAGCGAGCCTGCGCGCGGTTCGACGCCACGCGCTGCATTAATGCTTGGCGTTTTGCTCGTCGTCGCCATCGTGGTGTCCTTGCGCTTTTCGATGTCGATGCACGGCTGGCAGTGGACCCGCGCGCAGCAATGGGCGGACGTCGACTTCTGGCGCGTGCCGCGGCTCGTCGCTTCGCTGGGTGCCGGCGTGATGGTCGCGCTCGCGGGTACGCTGCTGCAACGTGTCACCGGCAATCCGATGGCAAGCCCCGACCTGCTGGGCGTAAGCGGTGGTGCGATGCTCGGCATGCTCGCTGCCGCGATCCTGGTTGGACCGTCCACGCCGGCATTACTCACGGGCGCATCGGCGGGTGCGCTGGGTTGCCTCGTTGCACTCGTCGCCATTGGCCGGCGCAGCGGCTTCGCGCCCGAGCATCTGTTGCTCGCGGGCATTGCGATCAGTGCGTTGTCCCAGTCGGTCGTCGTGCTCGCGACCGCAAGCGGCGGCGCCTACGCGAGCGTGCTGCGCGCCATGCTGTACGGCTCCACCTACGCGATTCTTCCTGCGACGGCCATCGCCGTGACGATCGCCGCAGTGGCAGGCGCCGCCGTCGCATCGCTCGGCGTGCGATGGCTCGACATCCTGCCGCTCGGCGGCGCGGTGTCGGATGCGCTCGGCGTTCGCACACGCCGCGTGCGACTGTGGCTGCTCGCTGTTGCCGCGGCGCTGACGGCGGGCGCGACGGTCGTGATCGGACCCATGTCGTTCGTCGGGCTGATGGCGCCGCATCTCGCGCGGCTGTTGGGCTTCTCGCGAGCGCGCTCGCAGATGCTCGTGGCAGGGCTGGTCAGCGCGTTGCTGATGGTGCTTTCCGACTGGCTGAGCCGCAACGTCGTGTTCCCGCAGCAGATGCCGGCCGGCATTGTCGCGACGCTCATTGGCGGTCCGTATCTGATGTGGCTCTTGCGGCGAGCCCCATGA
- a CDS encoding ABC transporter substrate-binding protein: MRLTAAAATLALPAGVVRAQASARASAPKIVVLDWPLTEIVLSIGVVPVGVSRPPWYRMLDGNPPLPDSVADTGLLYQPNFEVIDALKPDLIVVTPWHAPLMSLLQRIAPTHVVPLFGPGIEVYPAVRAATRELAQRLDRAAAADALFARADAALEHASQRLARFRATRRPVYLLHPIDDRHISVFGKNSLFGGVLAQLGIDNAWRGHADPQGATQADLAALVQEGEAEAVVIGVPPGVAMQLEQSPVWHALPFVQRDRVQSIAPLPALGGLTTSMRFANALADALEGVRS; the protein is encoded by the coding sequence TTGCGCCTGACCGCGGCGGCCGCAACGCTGGCTTTGCCGGCGGGCGTCGTGCGGGCGCAGGCGTCTGCTCGTGCCTCCGCGCCCAAGATCGTCGTGCTCGACTGGCCGCTCACCGAGATCGTGCTGTCGATCGGCGTGGTGCCCGTCGGCGTTTCGCGGCCGCCGTGGTATCGGATGCTCGACGGCAATCCGCCGCTGCCTGATTCGGTCGCGGATACGGGGCTGCTCTATCAGCCGAACTTCGAAGTGATCGATGCGTTGAAGCCGGACCTGATCGTCGTGACGCCGTGGCACGCGCCGCTCATGAGCCTGCTGCAACGCATCGCGCCCACGCACGTGGTTCCGCTTTTCGGCCCCGGCATCGAGGTCTACCCGGCCGTGCGTGCGGCCACACGCGAGTTGGCGCAACGGCTCGATCGCGCAGCCGCGGCGGATGCGCTGTTCGCACGCGCCGATGCCGCGCTGGAACACGCATCGCAACGGCTGGCACGCTTTCGCGCGACGCGCCGGCCCGTGTATCTGCTGCATCCCATCGATGATCGCCATATCTCCGTGTTCGGAAAAAACAGCCTGTTCGGCGGCGTGCTCGCGCAACTCGGCATCGACAACGCGTGGCGCGGCCATGCCGATCCGCAAGGCGCGACGCAAGCGGATCTCGCTGCGCTCGTGCAGGAGGGGGAGGCCGAGGCCGTGGTCATCGGTGTGCCGCCCGGCGTGGCGATGCAGCTCGAGCAGAGTCCCGTCTGGCACGCGCTGCCCTTTGTTCAACGTGATCGTGTGCAGTCGATTGCACCGTTGCCGGCGCTCGGCGGCCTGACGACATCCATGCGCTTTGCGAATGCGCTTGCAGATGCGCTCGAGGGAGTGCGCTCTTGA
- a CDS encoding TonB-dependent siderophore receptor, which yields MLAITAHAAGEESTPAATGAASDAQVLPAVNVRAQSAQTPDGPGVGYVAKRSKTGTKTDSALLTNPQSISVITRQQMDDQGAQTVDQALRYTAGVYTQDGTDVRFDQLYGRGFTLDSYLDGLHLYQSPRFATPRIDPYFIERMEVLHGPASVLYGQGSPGGLVSYVSKLPTETPYHEVMMQIGNHNNYQLGFDFSGPVDKNGTVLYRITGLGRTAETQVSDIKDQRIAIQPSVTIRPDRSTTLTLQGSFQRDPNGGLFNPVPAGATLFSNPNGRLGPDQYFGDPNRDGMHRTQYWFGYQFEHAFNDTFSVSQNVRYLHIDDHYYQTSVTSALAANKRTVSMWANVDNEHYSQFEADTHAQAKFATGSVAHTVLFGVDYQRSMLGDTEGNGVVGTVDLYNPNFSSLPTQQANTRLDYSLSQVGLYAQDEARWRKWVLTFGVREDWAGGNQQTTSLTTGSSTTYHVNNHAFTWRAGLAYEFDSGIAPYVSYAKSFQPVLGATYAGAPFAPTTGKQLEAGVRYQPRGFDGYFSVAAFNLTQNNVSVVDPSHAGFTIQTGQIRSRGIEVEAHANVTEELKLIASYAFVNQIVTESTRSTGNYGKRPTIAPRNTASLWADYTFHHGPLRNFGVGSGVRYMSSSAGDAANTFTVPGRVLVDVGAHYDIQNWRLALNVSNVFNREYISYCTSSSVCYWGATRTVLGTARYQW from the coding sequence ATGCTGGCCATCACGGCGCACGCGGCGGGCGAAGAAAGCACGCCTGCTGCCACCGGCGCGGCTTCGGACGCGCAGGTGCTGCCCGCGGTCAACGTCCGCGCGCAGTCGGCGCAGACGCCGGACGGCCCGGGCGTCGGCTATGTCGCCAAGCGCTCGAAGACGGGCACCAAGACCGACTCGGCGCTGCTCACGAACCCGCAGAGCATCTCCGTCATCACGCGCCAGCAGATGGACGATCAGGGCGCGCAGACCGTCGATCAGGCATTGCGCTACACCGCCGGCGTCTACACGCAGGACGGCACCGACGTTCGCTTCGACCAGCTCTACGGGCGCGGCTTCACGCTGGACTCGTATCTCGACGGACTTCACCTCTATCAATCGCCGCGCTTTGCCACGCCGCGCATCGACCCGTATTTCATCGAGCGGATGGAAGTGCTGCACGGCCCGGCCTCGGTGCTTTACGGCCAGGGCAGCCCGGGCGGACTCGTGAGCTACGTGAGCAAGCTGCCCACCGAAACGCCTTATCACGAAGTGATGATGCAGATCGGCAACCACAACAACTACCAGCTCGGCTTCGACTTCAGCGGTCCGGTCGACAAGAACGGCACGGTGCTGTACCGGATCACGGGCCTCGGCCGCACCGCCGAAACGCAGGTGAGCGACATCAAGGACCAGCGCATTGCGATCCAGCCTTCGGTGACGATCCGGCCCGACCGCAGCACGACCCTCACGCTGCAGGGCAGTTTCCAGCGCGACCCGAACGGCGGCCTGTTCAATCCCGTGCCGGCCGGTGCCACACTGTTCAGTAATCCGAATGGTCGTCTCGGACCCGATCAATATTTCGGCGACCCGAACCGCGACGGCATGCACCGCACGCAGTACTGGTTCGGCTACCAGTTCGAGCACGCGTTCAACGACACGTTCAGCGTGTCGCAAAACGTCCGCTATCTGCATATCGACGACCACTACTATCAGACCTCGGTCACGAGCGCGCTGGCGGCGAACAAGCGCACGGTCTCGATGTGGGCGAACGTCGACAACGAGCACTACTCGCAGTTCGAAGCCGACACCCACGCTCAGGCGAAGTTCGCGACGGGCAGCGTCGCGCATACGGTGCTCTTCGGCGTCGACTACCAGCGCTCGATGCTCGGCGACACGGAAGGCAACGGCGTGGTGGGCACCGTGGACCTCTACAACCCGAACTTCTCGTCGCTGCCCACGCAGCAGGCCAACACGCGGCTCGATTATTCGCTGAGCCAGGTGGGCCTCTACGCGCAGGACGAGGCGCGCTGGCGCAAATGGGTTCTCACCTTCGGCGTGCGTGAAGACTGGGCGGGCGGCAATCAGCAAACCACATCGCTGACGACCGGCAGTTCCACCACGTACCACGTGAACAACCATGCCTTCACGTGGCGCGCGGGCCTCGCGTATGAGTTCGACAGCGGGATTGCGCCGTACGTCAGCTACGCGAAGTCGTTCCAGCCGGTACTGGGCGCGACGTATGCAGGCGCGCCGTTTGCGCCGACCACGGGCAAGCAGCTGGAAGCGGGCGTGCGCTATCAGCCGCGCGGGTTCGACGGCTACTTCTCCGTGGCTGCGTTCAACCTCACGCAGAACAATGTCTCCGTCGTCGATCCTTCCCACGCCGGCTTCACCATCCAGACCGGCCAGATTCGCTCCCGCGGCATCGAAGTCGAAGCACATGCGAACGTGACCGAAGAGCTCAAGCTCATTGCGTCGTATGCGTTCGTCAATCAGATCGTGACCGAAAGCACGCGGTCGACAGGCAATTACGGCAAGCGTCCGACCATCGCGCCGCGTAACACGGCCTCGCTCTGGGCCGACTACACGTTCCACCACGGGCCGCTGCGCAACTTCGGCGTGGGTTCCGGCGTGCGCTACATGAGCAGTTCGGCGGGCGATGCCGCCAACACCTTCACCGTGCCGGGCCGCGTGCTGGTCGATGTCGGCGCGCATTACGACATCCAGAACTGGCGTCTGGCGCTCAACGTGTCGAACGTCTTCAATCGCGAGTACATCTCGTACTGCACGTCGTCGTCGGTGTGCTACTGGGGCGCCACGCGTACGGTGCTGGGCACGGCGCGGTATCAGTGGTGA